In one Shewanella loihica PV-4 genomic region, the following are encoded:
- a CDS encoding ABC transporter ATP-binding protein, translated as MTSVATLSEISKGFNDGDKFHLVLDRLDLELALGETVALTGPSGSGKSTLLNIIAGFERPSSGALTLLTQDTRTWDDSRWSQFRHHQLGVVFQQFNLLTPLNVEDNIAFPLHLQGDGWNAWCDHLVDALGLRPLLKRHVEALSGGQQQRVAIARALAHKPALLLADEPTGNLDQTTSLEVMALICDLAAEHDTSILMVTHSMECAAFMQRRWHLDLGRVHE; from the coding sequence ATGACGAGTGTCGCGACCCTGAGCGAGATCTCAAAGGGCTTTAACGACGGCGATAAGTTTCATCTTGTGCTGGACAGGCTCGACCTAGAGCTCGCCCTCGGCGAGACGGTTGCCCTCACCGGCCCGAGCGGAAGCGGCAAGAGCACGCTACTCAATATCATCGCAGGATTCGAGCGCCCCAGCAGTGGCGCCCTCACCCTATTAACCCAAGATACCCGAACCTGGGACGACAGCCGCTGGAGCCAGTTCAGACACCACCAACTAGGCGTCGTCTTCCAGCAATTTAACCTGCTCACCCCGCTCAATGTCGAAGACAACATCGCCTTTCCCCTGCATCTGCAGGGAGACGGCTGGAACGCCTGGTGCGATCACCTGGTCGACGCACTCGGGCTAAGGCCCCTGCTCAAGCGTCACGTGGAGGCCTTGTCTGGCGGTCAACAGCAAAGGGTGGCCATCGCCCGGGCCCTGGCCCACAAGCCAGCATTATTGCTGGCGGACGAACCCACGGGCAACCTGGATCAGACCACTAGCCTGGAGGTGATGGCGCTTATCTGCGACTTGGCCGCCGAGCACGACACCAGCATCTTAATGGTGACCCACTCCATGGAGTGCGCCGCCTTCATGCAGCGCCGCTGGCACCTGGATCTTGGTCGGGTGCATGAGTAG